TGGTCTCCATTGAGAGTTCGAACTGATCACTGGAGTGAATCCACGGTAAAAACCATAGTGATGATGATTTACTTTACCCCTTTACTTTTTCTTTCATTTCTTTCAGTCCTGAAATTCTTTTGGAAAAAGGAATATAAAATTAAAAGGGAAAAAGGAATATTAATCCTTTTCATGTTTTTATGGATGATACCTCATTTAGCTTTTTTTAGTACTTCCAGATTTCGCGCGCCAATTGATTTTGGATTAATAATTTTATCATTTGATTTGATAATACCATATTTTACTAAAAATAGATTTCCTATTATATCAGATAAATAAAAGAACGGTTTATGAGTATTTTAAGAAGGTTCTTTCTTATTTTTTCCATACTCTCGTTATCGTTGAATTTTTCTGTCGCACAGTACACGATTAAATCCGTAAAAAATACTCCTACCGGTTTAGATATTTCGATAAGTTTTGTTGAATCTAAGAATGAAATCAAATTAACAGATGCTAAAAGGATTATAGATTACTTCGAATCTACCGATCCCTCAAAACCAGGTTATCCAAAACTTCCCTCCAGTGTTGTTTACATAGCTATACCTCCAAATAGTAAATTGAACGCAGAAATAATTAACTCCGATATTGATATTATTGCCGATGTTATACCGGAATCAAATCCTGAAGTTATAAAATCATCAGATTCAACTTATATATATAAAAGCACCCGACTTTTAGAAAAGCTCTTTCTAACAGAATACTATCCCGCGGAAGAATTGGAGATACTTGGCTATACATGGGTCAATAATCGTTATTGTGCTGTTCTAAAAATTAATACTCATAGATTCGGTTGGAAGAATAGAGAAATCAGAGTTTTAAAATCATTAGAGATAAAAACTTATTTTGACCAAAAAGTAATGTCAAAAGTAAACACCACTTCACCATCAGGTTCTAACGAAATATTGTCGAAGTTGGTAGTTAATTATAATATGGTCTCTGAAGCCCGTCCTTCTGCAGTTGCCCCTGTGAAGAATAGCTCCAATGACTGGATCGATTATTCAACTGAATATTTAAAGTTTGCTATTCCTAAGGACGGAATATATAGAATCACTTATGATGATTTTACCAATTATGGTGTTAATCCTTCTGCCATAAATCCTAAAACATTCAAACTTTTCTTGAAAGGGAATCAAATCCCAATTTATGTAAATGGGGAAGATGATCTTACATTTGATAAAGGGGATTATATTGAATTCTGGGGGGAGAAGAATTATGGCGATAAAGATTATAGGATGATAGTTAGCAAAGGAAACGATTATAAAAATTTTATGAACAGATACTCTGATACTGCAGTCGTGTGGATAAATTGGGGCAAAGAAGAGGGACTAAGGATTTCGAAAAGCTCCTTGAATACTTCGGCAGTACTCGATACAATTAAAAGTTCATTAGTAAAACTACATTTGGAGAGTGATCAAAGATTGTGGTTTTATGATCCTGTTGATCCGCGGGTTCAACTTCCGAACTGGCAAGAAAATAAAGTCTGGACCTGGTTGGTGCTTGGAAGTTCAGGGAGCCAATCGATTAATTTTTCCGCAAAAAATATTTTGCCAAATTCTATCGTGAAAAGTTATACCCGCTTAATAAGTAATGCATCTGATATTCAAATTAAAGCTCATAAAAACGGTGTGTCGATTAACTCGACAGTTTTTCAAGACACTCTTAGTTATGATTACCGGTCAACTGTAAATATTGAAAGCAAGTATTCTTCTTCTGTTCTGAAAGAAGGAAATAATATATTCCGAGTATTTGGCCTTCCAACCAAAGCATCATTTCAGCAATCCTTGCTCGATTGGATCGATATCGACTACTTCCAAAGTAATATCGCGGTAAATGACAGTATTCAGATTACGATCCCGGACCCAGTAAAAACAAATATACGTGCTATTAAAATCAGTAACGTTAAGCTTACTCAATCGAATATTGTCCTATATAAAATAAAGTCAAATTTTAAAATGTTCGAGAATTACAATTACAACCTTTCGAAAGGAGAAATTGTTTTTATCGATACGGTCCAAGCGGGAGATAAATATTTCTTAGGAAGGAAAAGCAACTATGAAATTCCAAAATTTATAGAAAATAAATTATTTAAAAATATCTCATCTAAACAGAACAGTGCTCAATATGTGGTTATTACGCATAGATCATTAATTCAATCTGCCCAGGAATATCAAAAATTTATTAGTTCGTCATATAACATAAAAACGGGTTTATTTCTTATGGATGATATTTATGATGAATTCTCTTATGGTACTAAAAGCGCCGAGTCAATCAAAGAATTTTTAATGAACGCAAACTACAATTGGACAGATATCAAACCTTTATATCTATTGTTAATTGGGGATGCAAATTACGATTATAAAGATGTTTATACTCCAGCACCTGCAATAAGAAAGAAAGATTTAGTTCCTTCATTCGGCAATCCGGTGAGTGATGTATGGTACACCATCTGGGATAATTCGAATCTTGCGGTTCCACAAATGAGCGTTGGTAGAATACCTGCAAGTAATAATGACCAAGTGCTATTTTATCTTAATAAACATAAAAGTTATCTGAATAAACCTTATGATGAATGGAATAAAGACTATCTGCTTTTTAGCGGAGGAGATGCACAAAATCCATCTGAGTTAGCACAAATTAAAGCAGTAAATGATGCAGTTCTAAATAATATTATAACTGTAAAACCTGTTGGCGGAAATGGGACACATTTTTATAAAACACTTTCTCCACCAACTAATCTTGGACCATATAGCAGTGATGTTATAAGCAGCAAAATTGCAAATGGAGGTATTATTGTTTCATATGTTGGTCATAGCGGAACGCAGACATGGGATAATGGAATAACAAAGGTCGAAGATATCAAGAACAGTTATCAGGATAGATTCCCGCTGATTTCTGATTTTGGCTGTTCAACTGGAAAATTCGCTGAACCTGATGTAGATGCTTTTGGTGAGCTCTTTATATCTATCGACAATTCAGGACAGGCAATTAATTATCTGGGAAATTCAAGTTTCGGATATTTATCTACCTCAACAAAATTTCCAATTTTATTTTATGAGGAATTATTAAAAAACCAGACTCAGTCAGTAGGACAAATTCATAATATCGCAAAGTTAAAGTTAATTGAACAAACAGGGATATCGGATGTGAATAATGTTTTTATATATTGCAATTTATTGTTTGGTGATCCAATTATTAAAATAAAAATTCCTCCCAAACCAAATTTCTTTATAGATAAAAACTCAATTGAGATTTTAAATAAAGATATTACCGATGGATTAGATTCCATTTCTATAAAAATTAAAGTAAATAATTATGGCTTGGTGACCGATGAAGCATTAAAAATTAGAATAACTGATACATTTAACTCGGTAATAGTATTTGATATAAATAAAAATATTAATTCTCCATTATTCCAAGATTCTTTAACACTAAAAATACCAGTTAAAAAAAAACCGGGTTTACACAATCTGGAAGTTCAAATAGATCCTGATAATCTATTTGATGAAATAACTAAGACAGATAATTATGCTGAATTGGAATTCAATGTTTATTCCAGTTCAATAAAGTTTATAGTGAGCGATAAGTTTTATTTAACAAAACAAAACGGTATTACCGTTTTAAATCCTACAACTGCATTAGATATTAAAAATCCAATTATCCAAGTTTCCTATTCGGAAGATCCAGGTTTTGCTTCATCGCGCACCCTTGAGAAATCTGTGGATACGTTAGTTACTAAATTTACATTTGTTAATCTGATACCCGATAAGAGATATTATTGGAGATCTAGAATCAATGGTAATAGCTTGGGCGACTGGTCGGATACATATTCCTTCTTGAATACCAATATACCATACAAATGGTATTATCAACCTTCATTTCTCAATGATGATGTAATATTCAAATCTATAATTTACGATTCGACTATGGGTGTATTAAAGCTTGAAAATAAAAGTAAAAATCTTAAACTAATTTCTGCTGGTTCGAACGAAGGCAAATTTGCCTCCTTAAAGATCAACTCGGAAGAGACTTTACCAAATTCATTTTTTTGGGGAATTGCCACCGCACTAATTGATACAGTTAGTCTAACTCCTCATTCGTTCCGGTATTTCCTTTATCCTTCCGCAACGTCAGGAACATTATTAAAACAATACATCGATTCATTGACAGTTGGTACTGTACTTGCGTTAACTATATGCGATGATGGCGCACAATCTGTTCTTGGTTTTAGTACCGGTACACCGGTCAGAAAAGCAATTGAAACTCTTGGAAGCCAGTATATAAATAATGTTGGTTATCGTGAATCATGGTGTATGATTGGAATTAAAGGCGCGCCGAAGGGAAGTGTAGCGGAAGACTATAAAAAGATTTATGAAGGACAGGCAATTATCGAATTGAACAAAATGGTACATGCTGATTCCGGTACAGTTATTTTACCTGTTATTTCAAATTCGGTGAGATGGAAAGATTTTACAATTTCAAGATCAATCCCAAATGGGAGTCAACTTTTGCTTTACCCAATTGGAGAAAAAAATGACGGCAAAACAGATACGTTGCAAGTAATGGATTTGAAGGATAGTACAAAGAGTCTGAGCGGAATTAATGCGTCGATTTATCCCAAACTCAAGTTTATGGTAAAAATGTTTGCCAATAGTAAAAAAGAATCGCCTGAAATAAACACAGTTGGAGTCAATTATAATGGATCTTCGGAATTAGCTTTGAACTATCAGGTCGTTACTGTCGCCAAGGATTCTCTAGACCAAGGCGAGAATATCAATCTCTCATTTTATGTTTATAATGTTGGTGAATCGAAAGCAGAAAATTTCAAAGTGAATGTGGAATTAATTAAAAAAGACAACTCGCATGAAAAAATATTTCAAACAATTGTAGATTCTCT
The nucleotide sequence above comes from Ignavibacteriales bacterium. Encoded proteins:
- a CDS encoding C25 family cysteine peptidase, with amino-acid sequence MSILRRFFLIFSILSLSLNFSVAQYTIKSVKNTPTGLDISISFVESKNEIKLTDAKRIIDYFESTDPSKPGYPKLPSSVVYIAIPPNSKLNAEIINSDIDIIADVIPESNPEVIKSSDSTYIYKSTRLLEKLFLTEYYPAEELEILGYTWVNNRYCAVLKINTHRFGWKNREIRVLKSLEIKTYFDQKVMSKVNTTSPSGSNEILSKLVVNYNMVSEARPSAVAPVKNSSNDWIDYSTEYLKFAIPKDGIYRITYDDFTNYGVNPSAINPKTFKLFLKGNQIPIYVNGEDDLTFDKGDYIEFWGEKNYGDKDYRMIVSKGNDYKNFMNRYSDTAVVWINWGKEEGLRISKSSLNTSAVLDTIKSSLVKLHLESDQRLWFYDPVDPRVQLPNWQENKVWTWLVLGSSGSQSINFSAKNILPNSIVKSYTRLISNASDIQIKAHKNGVSINSTVFQDTLSYDYRSTVNIESKYSSSVLKEGNNIFRVFGLPTKASFQQSLLDWIDIDYFQSNIAVNDSIQITIPDPVKTNIRAIKISNVKLTQSNIVLYKIKSNFKMFENYNYNLSKGEIVFIDTVQAGDKYFLGRKSNYEIPKFIENKLFKNISSKQNSAQYVVITHRSLIQSAQEYQKFISSSYNIKTGLFLMDDIYDEFSYGTKSAESIKEFLMNANYNWTDIKPLYLLLIGDANYDYKDVYTPAPAIRKKDLVPSFGNPVSDVWYTIWDNSNLAVPQMSVGRIPASNNDQVLFYLNKHKSYLNKPYDEWNKDYLLFSGGDAQNPSELAQIKAVNDAVLNNIITVKPVGGNGTHFYKTLSPPTNLGPYSSDVISSKIANGGIIVSYVGHSGTQTWDNGITKVEDIKNSYQDRFPLISDFGCSTGKFAEPDVDAFGELFISIDNSGQAINYLGNSSFGYLSTSTKFPILFYEELLKNQTQSVGQIHNIAKLKLIEQTGISDVNNVFIYCNLLFGDPIIKIKIPPKPNFFIDKNSIEILNKDITDGLDSISIKIKVNNYGLVTDEALKIRITDTFNSVIVFDINKNINSPLFQDSLTLKIPVKKKPGLHNLEVQIDPDNLFDEITKTDNYAELEFNVYSSSIKFIVSDKFYLTKQNGITVLNPTTALDIKNPIIQVSYSEDPGFASSRTLEKSVDTLVTKFTFVNLIPDKRYYWRSRINGNSLGDWSDTYSFLNTNIPYKWYYQPSFLNDDVIFKSIIYDSTMGVLKLENKSKNLKLISAGSNEGKFASLKINSEETLPNSFFWGIATALIDTVSLTPHSFRYFLYPSATSGTLLKQYIDSLTVGTVLALTICDDGAQSVLGFSTGTPVRKAIETLGSQYINNVGYRESWCMIGIKGAPKGSVAEDYKKIYEGQAIIELNKMVHADSGTVILPVISNSVRWKDFTISRSIPNGSQLLLYPIGEKNDGKTDTLQVMDLKDSTKSLSGINASIYPKLKFMVKMFANSKKESPEINTVGVNYNGSSELALNYQVVTVAKDSLDQGENINLSFYVYNVGESKAENFKVNVELIKKDNSHEKIFQTIVDSLGSQQNKFFNVLYNTSDINGPVQLNINIDPENKILELYKDNNLYPVSIYIKPNTMPASLKLTFDGNDIINGDFVSANPNIRIELSDQSLVPIRDTTAVQIYLNNKQIYFNNNSNLSYSFSTSNPKFTVDYKPILESGFYFMKIIGRNATGALIDSAGVTRKFEVQKDLQLLDVYNYPNPFKDETFFTFKLTQLPDELKIKIFTIAGRMIKEINLTSAELKYDFNKIYWDGRDTDGELIANGVYLYKIISKKGNESAQTIQKLAIVR